In the Quercus lobata isolate SW786 chromosome 5, ValleyOak3.0 Primary Assembly, whole genome shotgun sequence genome, one interval contains:
- the LOC115991827 gene encoding cardiolipin synthase (CMP-forming), mitochondrial yields the protein MVLFRSLKTLIKNPQRSRSFLTSLTATATSHPTITLQYFPLSHPLFRLPSTPFSKWVTTPFRGPLFLSFPPWKLSQSATPLYLRGNAVVFRRKVQAFNLHLLRTTTAFPTKFSQALLDYRVEKRESVDDGFLESFANVPNLISMGRLISGPVLGWMITNEWYSSALVGLAISGASDWLDGYMARKMRINSVVGSYLDPLADKVLIGSVALAMVHMDLLHSGLVGLVVLRDVFLVGGAVYQRASGLGWEWKSWFDFINLDGTHPLKVEPLFISKVNTVFQLVLVAAALLQPEFGTQETQPYITYLSWLVASTTVGSSAAYGARYLRKRSALISGKS from the exons atGGTGTTGTTCAGGTCTCTCAAAACCCTTATCAAAAACCCACAAAGATCAAGGTCTTTCCTCACTTCTCTCACTGCCACAGCCACAAGCCACCCCACAATCACACTCCAATACTTCCCTCTCTCTCACCCTCTCTTTCGTTTGCCTTCAACCCCATTTTCCAAATGGGTCACAACCCCATTTCGTGGTccgctttttctctcttttcctccgTGGAAACTCTCTCAATCCGCCACTCCTCTTTACCTCCGTGGAAACGCCGTTGTTTTCCGCCGTAAGGTGCAGGCTTTTAATCTTCACCTGCTCAGAACTACCACTGCTTTTCCCACTAAGTTTAGCCAGGCTTTGTTGGACTATAGGGTCGAGAAGAGAGAGTCAGTTGATGATGGGTTTTTGGAGAGCTTTGCCAATGTGCCCAATTTGATCTCTATGGGCCGATTGATTTCTGGTCCTGTGCTTGGTTG GATGATCACAAATGAGTGGTATTCATCGGCACTGGTTGGATTGGCTATCTCTGGGGCATCTGACTGG CTAGATGGATACATGGCTAGGAAGATGAGAATTAATTCTGTAGTGGGTTCCTACCTTGATCCCCTTGCTGACAAG GTTCTTATTGGATCTGTTGCTTTGGCAATGGTACATATGGATCTTCTGCACT CTGGACTTGTTGGACTCGTCGTGTTGCGAGATGTCTTCCTTGTCGGTGGTGCAGTATATCAAAGAGCTAGTGGCTTGGGTTGGGAG TGGAAAAGCTGGTTTGATTTCATCAATCTTGACGGTACCCATCCCCTAAAAGTTGAGCCTCTTTTCATTAGCAAG GTTAATACAGTTTTCCAGTTGGTTTTAGTAGCTGCAGCTCTTCTTCAACCAGAATTTGGAACCCAGGAAACTCAGCCATACATCACATATTTGAG TTGGTTAGTGGCATCAACAACAGTGGGTTCTAGTGCAGCATATGGAGCACGATACTTGAGGAAGAGATCTGCCTTGATTAGTGGAAAATCTTAG
- the LOC115991826 gene encoding probable serine/threonine-protein kinase PBL23, with protein MDCFKCRAKRPLVWFRRVRGRREYDARQTYASMVSTFSMKTGSSKHRNLAQEILKLGHARISAQVFTFYDLAAATDNFNPDCLVGEGGFGRVYKGYIGNTDQVVAVKQLDRKGLQGSREFFAEVLMLSLVEHPNLVDLIGYCADGDQRILVYEFMANGSLENHLLELPPGRKPLDWYTRMKIAAGAAKGLEYLHDFAKPPVIYRDFKASNILLDEELFPKLSDFGLAKIGPTGGKDHVSTRVMGTYGYCAPEYASTGQLTTKSDVYSFGVVFLELITGRRAIDTARMTEEQNLITWAQPLFRDRMKFTLMADPLLKGNYPVKGLYQALAVAAMCLQEEADTRPLMGDVVTAIEHLATPRDDEKIASDLSKCSGAHAESVREESGNRGREL; from the exons ATGGACTGCTTCAAGTGTAGAGCGAAGCGGCCTTTGGTTTGGTTCAGGAGAGTCAGAGGCAGAAGGGAATATGATGCTCGACAAACATATGCATCCATGGTTTCAACCTTCTCAATGAAAACAG GAAGCAGCAAGCATAGGAATCTTGCTCAAGAGATACTGAAATTAGGACATGCAAGAATTTCTGCTCAAGTCTTCACATTTTATGATTTGGCTGCTGCAACTGACAACTTCAATCCTGATTGTCTGGTAGGCGAAGGTGGATTTGGGAGGGTGTACAAAGGATACATAGGGAACACTGATCAG GTTGTGGCTGTTAAGCAACTTGACAGGAAAGGATTGCAAGGAAGTAGAGAATTCTTTGCAGAGGTTCTGATGTTAAGTCTGGTTGAACACCCAAATCTTGTTGATTTGATTGGCTATTGTGCAGATGGTGATCAAAGAATTTTAGTTTATGAATTCATGGCCAATGGATCTTTGGAAAATCATCTTCTAG AATTACCTCCAGGTAGGAAGCCTCTGGATTGGTATACCAGGATGAAAATAGCTGCAGGAGCAGCTAAAGGACTAGAATACTTGCATGACTTTGCCAAACCGCCGGTGATTTATCGTGATTTTAAAGCATCTAACATTTTATTAGATGAGGAACTCTTTCCAAAGCTCTCTGATTTCGGACTCGCTAAGATAGGTCCAACAGGAGGCAAGGACCATGTGTCCACAAGGGTGATGGGGACCTATGGCTATTGTGCACCAGAGTATGCTTCAACAGGACAACTGACAACAAAGTCTGATGTGTATAGTTTTGGTGTTGTGTTTCTGGAATTAATCACAGGTAGGAGAGCTATTGATACAGCAAGAATGACTGAGGAGCAGAACCTAATTACTTGG GCACAGCCGCTTTTTAGGGACAGAATGAAGTTTACATTAATGGCTGACCCTTTGCTAAAAGGAAATTACCCTGTAAAGGGTCTTTATCAAGCTCTTGCAGTTGCTGCAATGTGTCTTCAAGAGGAAGCTGACACCCGACCTTTGATGGGTGATGTTGTAACTGCTATTGAGCATCTGGCAACGCCAAGAGACGATGAGAAAATTGCTTCAGATTTATCAAAATGCAGTGGTGCACATGCTGAATCTGTGAGAGAAGAAAGTGGCAATAGAGGGAGAGAGCTGTAG
- the LOC115992242 gene encoding uncharacterized protein LOC115992242 has translation MQYKATTTSTKLPEKMAAIAAPVAIGTRGTVGSLVRKEIEYFSKVEIDQCGSSRKPQGQIVDMASTSGHSKPGLWFLIMTWRRKKRRNSSGILPSMCSVVEVSESNRLNRIPGYNYRILKNDFNI, from the coding sequence ATGCAGTATAAAGCCACCACCACTAGCACCAAGCTCCCTGAGAAAATGGCTGCAATTGCTGCTCCAGTTGCAATAGGCACACGAGGCACCGTAGGATCGCTTGTCAGAAAGGAAATTGAGTATTTCAGCAAGGTTGAAATAGACCAATGTGGAAGCTCCCGAAAGCCTCAGGGACAAATTGTGGACATGGCTTCCACCAGTGGTCACTCCAAGCCTGGTCTTTGGTTCTTGATAATGACatggagaaggaagaagaggagaaACAGTAGCGGGATCCTGCCAAGCATGTGTTCTGTTGTTGAAGTTTCGGAAAGCAATCGTCTAAACAGAATCCCCGGTTACAATTACAGAATCCTTAAGAATGACTTCAACATCTAG